From the genome of Nocardia sp. NBC_01503, one region includes:
- a CDS encoding putative quinol monooxygenase: protein MSFFVRARFDVRAGRQAEFEEAALALRAQAVAESETLRYRWFSTVPGSYVAIEEYVDADAAMTHNERGAHWLERIGECADLVSAEIYGPIGPWVREWAAPRPQVTLYPDFPAPTDSNP from the coding sequence ATGAGCTTTTTCGTGCGCGCCCGTTTCGATGTCCGAGCTGGTCGGCAGGCCGAGTTCGAGGAGGCCGCGCTCGCACTGCGGGCGCAGGCCGTCGCGGAGTCCGAGACTCTCCGATATCGGTGGTTCTCGACCGTGCCCGGCAGCTATGTGGCTATCGAGGAGTACGTCGACGCCGACGCGGCGATGACGCACAACGAGCGTGGCGCACACTGGCTGGAACGCATAGGGGAGTGCGCGGATCTGGTCTCCGCGGAGATCTACGGACCGATCGGCCCCTGGGTGCGCGAGTGGGCCGCCCCCCGCCCCCAGGTAACGCTCTACCCGGATTTCCCCGCCCCCACCGATTCGAACCCCTAG
- a CDS encoding zinc ribbon domain-containing protein YjdM, with protein sequence MSTALPPCPACASEYTYEVGGLLTCPECAHEWTVESGNGTDTGDSVIRDAVGNVLADGDTVTVIKSLKVKGSPTGIKAGTKVRNIRLIDGVGDHDIDCKVDGIGPMQLKSSVVKKI encoded by the coding sequence GTGAGCACCGCACTACCTCCGTGTCCGGCGTGCGCGAGCGAGTACACCTACGAAGTGGGCGGGCTGCTGACCTGCCCGGAGTGCGCCCATGAATGGACTGTCGAATCCGGGAATGGCACTGACACAGGTGATTCCGTGATCCGCGATGCGGTCGGCAATGTCCTGGCCGATGGTGACACCGTGACCGTGATCAAGTCCCTGAAGGTCAAAGGCAGCCCGACCGGTATCAAAGCGGGTACCAAGGTCCGCAATATCCGCCTCATCGACGGAGTCGGGGACCACGATATCGACTGCAAGGTCGACGGCATCGGCCCGATGCAACTCAAATCGAGTGTGGTCAAGAAGATCTGA
- a CDS encoding DUF397 domain-containing protein — translation MNRNMIRGEHRGPRFAKSSFSYGGGDCVEVAYHEGQIAVRDSKDRHSPTLWFTKSEWRAFTSGVRAGEFDFGA, via the coding sequence ATGAATCGCAATATGATTCGCGGGGAGCACCGCGGGCCGAGGTTCGCCAAGAGCAGCTTCAGTTACGGCGGCGGCGATTGCGTCGAGGTCGCGTACCACGAAGGCCAGATCGCCGTGCGCGACTCCAAGGATCGGCACAGCCCTACGCTGTGGTTCACGAAATCCGAATGGCGGGCGTTCACGTCGGGGGTGCGGGCGGGGGAATTCGATTTCGGCGCCTGA
- a CDS encoding SAM-dependent methyltransferase produces the protein MSSNDFEPRPIDTHKPSPARIYHHMITGEVIFESDLPFIHRLYEEIPFYPLWARHNRRFLTRAVRYMIDSGIRQFLDIGSGLPTGGNTHEVARSLAPDARVVYVDNDEEAINRARDLLREHDLLDSTVMIDADLRDPARILEHPETRRLIDFSEPVGLLLVSVLPWVPDADDPAALLARLRAAVVPGSQLAMTHVSLQDAGQEIKQQVAAGAAVFGDTSTPVTLRTREQFETCFDGWKLVEPGITYATDWHPDQPVDTTDYARPCNFAAIGTLP, from the coding sequence ATGTCCAGCAATGACTTCGAACCCCGCCCGATAGACACCCACAAGCCGAGTCCGGCACGCATCTACCACCATATGATCACCGGTGAGGTGATCTTCGAATCGGATCTGCCATTCATCCACCGGCTCTACGAGGAGATCCCCTTCTACCCGCTCTGGGCTCGGCACAACCGCCGATTTCTCACGCGCGCGGTGCGATACATGATCGACAGTGGCATCCGCCAGTTCCTCGATATCGGATCCGGGCTGCCGACCGGCGGCAATACCCATGAGGTCGCCCGCTCGCTGGCTCCGGACGCCCGTGTCGTCTACGTGGACAATGACGAGGAGGCGATCAATCGGGCGCGAGATCTGCTGCGGGAGCACGATCTGCTCGACAGCACCGTCATGATCGACGCCGATCTACGCGATCCGGCGAGGATTCTCGAACACCCGGAGACCCGGCGCCTGATCGACTTCTCCGAACCGGTTGGGCTGCTGCTGGTTTCGGTACTGCCCTGGGTGCCCGATGCCGACGATCCCGCCGCACTGCTGGCCCGGCTGCGCGCGGCCGTCGTCCCCGGCAGCCAGCTCGCCATGACCCATGTATCCCTCCAGGACGCGGGCCAGGAGATCAAACAGCAGGTAGCCGCCGGTGCGGCGGTCTTCGGCGATACGAGTACACCGGTCACCCTGCGCACCCGCGAGCAGTTCGAAACCTGCTTCGACGGTTGGAAACTCGTCGAACCGGGCATCACCTACGCCACGGACTGGCATCCCGATCAGCCGGTGGACACCACCGACTACGCCCGTCCATGCAACTTCGCCGCTATCGGAACCCTCCCCTGA
- a CDS encoding helix-turn-helix domain-containing protein has translation MARTARKVLLGREIDAMLRRARTTQAEAGKLIGVSQSRIAAAIAGTGNLTAEALDTLARKLGISDEDYIRILLDLREDSHRRGFWNSGYRRAYIEELRLLVDLENVADRLRETGAEIVPGLLQHPSYIHALHEPFQPDPGDPDAVTVEDYVRARTARQQILFKRGAPEFHAILSESCLRRTYGGDSVMLDQLGHLIELSHRPNIQLQVMPFTHQAPGAGMEDRYILVRVPSPGAAGDLEMVVVEAQGEIRYIDDKPAVGIRDRIFNRLAMTALGPADSRQFMEHLARGLRSRPTVHRQP, from the coding sequence ATGGCGAGAACCGCGCGAAAAGTATTGCTGGGCAGGGAGATCGATGCGATGCTGCGGCGCGCGCGAACCACCCAGGCCGAGGCGGGCAAACTCATCGGGGTCAGCCAATCCCGCATCGCGGCCGCGATCGCGGGCACCGGCAATCTGACCGCCGAGGCGCTCGACACGCTCGCTCGCAAACTCGGCATCTCCGATGAGGACTACATCCGAATCCTGTTGGACCTGCGCGAGGACAGCCATCGCCGGGGCTTCTGGAACTCGGGTTACCGCCGCGCCTATATCGAGGAGCTCCGGCTCCTGGTCGATCTGGAGAATGTGGCCGATCGCCTGCGTGAGACCGGGGCGGAGATCGTGCCGGGCCTACTCCAGCACCCGAGCTACATCCACGCCCTGCATGAGCCCTTCCAGCCCGATCCCGGCGATCCGGACGCGGTGACGGTCGAGGATTACGTGCGGGCCCGGACCGCGCGCCAGCAGATCCTGTTCAAACGCGGGGCGCCCGAATTCCACGCCATCCTCTCCGAATCCTGCCTGCGCCGAACCTACGGCGGCGACAGCGTCATGCTCGATCAACTCGGTCACCTCATCGAGCTGTCCCATCGCCCCAATATCCAACTCCAGGTCATGCCGTTCACCCATCAGGCCCCCGGGGCGGGCATGGAGGACCGCTACATTCTGGTCCGAGTCCCCTCACCGGGCGCCGCGGGCGATCTCGAGATGGTGGTCGTCGAGGCGCAGGGCGAGATTCGCTATATCGACGACAAACCCGCCGTCGGCATCCGCGATCGCATCTTCAACCGCCTGGCCATGACCGCCCTCGGCCCGGCCGACTCGCGCCAGTTCATGGAACACCTCGCCCGCGGCCTGCGCAGCCGCCCCACCGTTCATCGCCAGCCCTGA
- a CDS encoding histone-like nucleoid-structuring protein Lsr2 — MARKVIVEMVDDYDGTSTAVETVQFALDGMDYEIDLSTLNAAALRGVFEQWTAHARKVSRGPRDKVAKPRPAADREQTQAIRDWARQNGFDVSSRGRVSAQVVAAYNKAAA; from the coding sequence ATGGCACGCAAGGTCATCGTCGAGATGGTGGACGATTACGACGGGACGTCCACTGCGGTCGAGACGGTGCAGTTCGCCCTCGACGGCATGGACTATGAGATCGATCTGTCCACGCTCAACGCGGCCGCGCTGCGCGGGGTATTCGAGCAGTGGACCGCCCACGCCCGCAAGGTGTCACGCGGACCCCGTGACAAGGTCGCCAAGCCCCGCCCGGCGGCCGACCGCGAGCAGACCCAGGCGATTCGGGATTGGGCGCGCCAGAACGGATTCGACGTCTCCAGCCGTGGACGCGTGTCGGCGCAGGTCGTCGCCGCCTACAACAAGGCCGCCGCATAA
- a CDS encoding helix-turn-helix domain-containing protein: MNQPAEGATEAAAMAAESVACQSHPRQQLAAELRRLRDMAGISGRELAKRVGISQSTLSRIEAGRVVPPLPQVLEWAEAVGAEGDTRDLLRSLTEAAHSPEVQDWASSLAERPHLQDDVRAFEQDAHLVRNFQPALVPGLLQTADYARRVFATFDPPYAPDALAAALAARLDRQRVLYDPAKRFEFLITEAALRFRPGPHRILLAQLDRIISIETLDTVTIGVIPQDIEASTTIPHGFVIYENEDHALASAEPIPGNMVTRGPELVDAHRRRWVALSRMALFDNDARVFLAELRDEIQRITTN; this comes from the coding sequence GTGAATCAGCCGGCAGAGGGCGCGACCGAGGCGGCGGCGATGGCCGCGGAATCGGTTGCGTGCCAGTCGCACCCGCGCCAGCAGTTGGCCGCGGAGCTGCGCCGGTTACGGGACATGGCGGGGATCTCGGGGCGGGAGTTGGCCAAGCGAGTCGGAATCAGTCAGTCGACCCTGTCTCGAATCGAGGCCGGCCGCGTGGTTCCCCCGCTTCCGCAGGTGCTCGAATGGGCCGAAGCGGTTGGGGCGGAAGGGGATACGCGGGATTTGTTGCGCAGTCTGACCGAAGCGGCGCACTCACCCGAGGTGCAGGACTGGGCGTCCTCGCTCGCGGAACGACCGCATCTGCAGGACGATGTGCGGGCATTCGAGCAGGACGCGCACCTGGTGCGGAACTTCCAGCCCGCACTGGTGCCGGGTCTGCTCCAGACCGCCGACTACGCGCGCCGGGTGTTCGCGACCTTCGATCCGCCCTATGCGCCGGACGCTCTGGCGGCCGCGCTCGCCGCGCGCCTGGATCGTCAGCGTGTGCTGTACGACCCCGCGAAGCGCTTCGAATTCCTGATTACCGAAGCGGCCCTGCGGTTTCGGCCCGGTCCGCATCGCATACTGCTCGCCCAGTTGGACCGGATCATCTCGATCGAGACCCTCGATACGGTCACCATCGGGGTGATTCCGCAGGATATCGAGGCGAGCACCACGATCCCGCACGGTTTCGTGATCTACGAGAACGAGGACCACGCGCTCGCCTCCGCGGAACCGATTCCGGGAAATATGGTGACGCGTGGACCCGAACTCGTCGACGCTCATCGCCGCCGCTGGGTGGCTTTGAGTCGAATGGCTTTGTTCGACAACGATGCCCGCGTATTTCTCGCCGAACTCCGGGACGAAATCCAGCGCATCACAACCAATTGA
- a CDS encoding SAM-dependent methyltransferase produces the protein MSDNSLGTPLPTEIDTTIAHEARVYDYWLGGKENYPADRALGDMIAEHVPTIKTMARANRAFLARAVRYLVADAGITQFLDIGTGIPTAGNTHEVAQSSDPNARVVYVDKDPIVLAHARALMDSTPQGRTRFIHADLHDPRSILDHPDLTGTLDLSEPVAIMLVAIMMYFSDDDHPQRIIAELLDALPSGSYVVITHPTADFAPEAMAGVKAAAESSGIGFHPRSKSDTGDLFAGTTLIDPGLVPVATWRPELTDRPVAVAEAESAWYWAGIGRKP, from the coding sequence ATGTCCGACAACTCTCTCGGCACACCGCTGCCCACCGAGATCGACACCACCATCGCCCACGAGGCGCGCGTCTACGATTACTGGCTGGGCGGCAAGGAGAACTACCCCGCCGATCGCGCACTGGGCGACATGATCGCCGAGCATGTCCCCACCATCAAAACCATGGCGCGCGCCAACCGCGCCTTTCTGGCCCGGGCGGTCCGCTACCTGGTCGCCGACGCCGGGATCACCCAGTTCCTCGATATCGGCACCGGAATACCCACGGCCGGAAACACTCACGAGGTCGCGCAGAGTTCGGACCCCAACGCCCGCGTGGTCTACGTGGACAAGGATCCGATCGTGCTCGCCCATGCGCGCGCGTTGATGGACAGCACCCCGCAGGGCCGCACCCGGTTCATCCACGCCGACCTGCACGATCCGCGCTCGATCCTGGATCATCCCGATCTCACCGGCACCCTGGACCTGTCCGAACCGGTCGCGATCATGCTGGTGGCCATCATGATGTACTTCTCCGACGACGACCACCCGCAGCGGATCATCGCCGAACTGCTGGATGCGCTGCCCTCCGGCAGCTATGTCGTAATCACGCACCCCACAGCCGATTTCGCTCCCGAGGCGATGGCCGGGGTCAAGGCGGCCGCGGAGTCCTCCGGTATAGGATTCCATCCCCGTAGCAAGTCCGATACCGGCGATCTGTTCGCCGGAACGACCCTCATCGATCCGGGCCTGGTTCCCGTCGCCACCTGGCGCCCCGAGCTCACCGATCGCCCCGTCGCGGTCGCCGAGGCCGAAAGCGCCTGGTACTGGGCGGGTATCGGCCGCAAACCCTGA
- a CDS encoding oxygenase MpaB family protein — protein MTAAPEPQYDDAPLTNAQTRIRIPSIHRSETKRLPQLQDALDFWQFSGAAANVAMQLAVPGVGRGVLESKVESGSLMAHPWKRLRTTASYLAVAILGSPQEQAEFRAAVNIAHRQRTRADFDIYWNEACREVAVDPEVRAYIDDLLRLRMIHWYLRVIFGGLLRFLTAGYLAPHFRAAMGVEWSAADQRRFEHLFVFVGFVNRFVPKFIRFAGTTSMMRNVRHRMRKHRALI, from the coding sequence ATGACCGCGGCCCCTGAGCCGCAGTACGACGACGCGCCGCTGACCAATGCGCAGACGCGCATTCGCATTCCGTCGATCCATCGGTCGGAGACCAAGCGGCTGCCGCAGCTACAGGACGCGCTCGACTTCTGGCAGTTCTCCGGTGCCGCGGCCAATGTGGCGATGCAGCTGGCGGTCCCCGGTGTCGGGCGGGGCGTGCTCGAGAGCAAGGTCGAATCCGGTTCGCTGATGGCGCATCCGTGGAAGCGGTTGCGCACCACCGCTTCGTATTTGGCGGTGGCGATCCTGGGCTCGCCGCAGGAGCAGGCGGAGTTCCGTGCGGCGGTGAATATCGCGCATCGCCAGCGGACGCGCGCCGATTTCGATATCTATTGGAATGAGGCGTGTCGGGAAGTGGCGGTCGATCCCGAGGTCCGCGCCTATATCGATGATCTGCTGCGTTTGCGGATGATCCACTGGTATCTGCGGGTGATCTTCGGCGGTCTACTGCGGTTCCTCACCGCCGGATACCTCGCACCACACTTCCGCGCGGCCATGGGGGTGGAGTGGAGCGCGGCCGATCAGCGGAGGTTCGAGCACCTGTTCGTCTTCGTCGGGTTCGTGAATCGCTTCGTCCCCAAGTTCATTCGCTTCGCCGGAACCACGTCGATGATGCGGAATGTGCGGCACCGAATGCGTAAGCACCGAGCCCTGATCTGA
- a CDS encoding nSTAND1 domain-containing NTPase, producing MSSGTGEVPRRRASVLPRRVFAERLSALFDAAGNPTLRSVAAAAAARMAAAGGSNTATTQRISDWRTGKAVPAEFESLLPVLLTLIEKATRTGAPAPELVKLPAWRAIWRAAQARGPEAEIACPYLGLAAYGPQDREWFFGRTRATTEITELLRRTVDGPNTGPVVVIGASGAGKSSVLHAGVIPALRADRDWSVASMTPGTRPAKTLSELLNPSDQHTKRPDLVVVDQFEETFTLCRDEPERERFLRDIAVLTETSRTMVVLAVRADFYPHCLAYPVLEDAINARCYALGPMRVEELGEAITGPAQAAGLNLEPGLPELVVTELCGLGAGHDRRSYDPGGLPLFSHVMAATWQHRAGARLTVAGYRKAGGVAGSVAATAELAWQALTPAEQAAAKELLMYLVTVGVDSRDTRRRVPRAELLMRTGNSEAAQAALIRLIDARLITADSVGVGESGIAAAPASGAEPESGTAREIVWFTHEIVLDAWPRLRAWIDEGRVDHLIRQRLELDATEWAATQRDPALLYQGARLTTAEQLVGSPGGVIGEFLIAAQTTRTRTRRLALATRSVLALLGVGVLVLGIAAYAQTRLSAQERENADLVATLAEADSVRGTDPSLSAQLDLVADRLHPGDPDIRSRLLRTQNLPLAAPLAGHRGAVNQVAYRPDGRVLASAGQDGTVRLWEVADLAHTASLGSPLECADAATATLFSPDGKLLAAACGGAIRLWNVEDPARPNQLATTGAGKVSRLAIAPDGKTLAGSDGTTVTLWGIDNPSAPRQYVQLPGIGPVVAMTFGPGGQLAVAGSHTVQLFSPGAAPTALSAPISVPGPEIQAMSLSRDGTTLAVGGGDNAFVATGNADATVTLWDLADQRRPAQIGSPLVVATKSELRSLAFDPDSGILATGDRDSITLWSVVDRAHPTRLGEPLAAPSPPCPDANSFQPCRDSPNTLAFAADGQTVAVGGAQGGLRLWSLPPAVIGGRIGWSANSGAISAVGTMETSVVDGRIELWDIHDRRSVRLLADLGPGPSRDFAGTPALSDDGRLTITSAGAHAGVQLLDVGDPAHIRTLYRFPDAVAGWFGQGGRLLVTLESFWNVRLWDLSDPAHPVAVSPPTEIGSAPIGLTAFAIPHSGHLVVTLAPDKNAAGEPEYLIKLWDIARRGSMTEIHRIASDPDHPVGAFGLTPDERTMVTLSANTLRIWDISSPAQAHPLGDPIIGHAFNIQSVDFSPDGTLMATAGADSTVRLWDFRDRAHPRPIGQTITMPSRTTWNLSFDPAGGRLIGVGNSVMSIWDLDEREAAQRICAVTHNALTREVWAAHLPRLPYQPPCPETT from the coding sequence GTGTCGAGCGGTACGGGCGAGGTCCCGAGGCGGCGGGCGAGTGTCTTGCCGCGCAGGGTTTTCGCCGAGAGGTTGTCGGCGTTGTTCGACGCGGCCGGAAACCCCACGCTGCGATCCGTCGCCGCGGCCGCGGCCGCGCGCATGGCCGCGGCCGGTGGGAGCAATACCGCCACCACGCAGCGAATCAGCGATTGGCGCACCGGCAAAGCCGTTCCAGCCGAGTTCGAATCACTGCTGCCGGTCCTGCTCACCCTGATCGAAAAAGCCACCCGGACCGGCGCGCCCGCGCCCGAACTGGTCAAACTGCCCGCCTGGCGGGCGATTTGGCGGGCGGCACAGGCCCGCGGCCCCGAAGCCGAAATCGCCTGCCCGTACCTGGGATTGGCCGCCTACGGCCCGCAGGACCGCGAATGGTTCTTCGGCAGAACCCGGGCCACGACGGAGATCACGGAGCTGCTGCGCCGGACGGTGGATGGCCCGAACACGGGTCCGGTCGTGGTCATCGGGGCCTCGGGCGCCGGTAAATCGTCCGTACTGCACGCGGGGGTGATCCCGGCGCTGCGCGCCGACCGGGACTGGAGTGTGGCCTCCATGACTCCCGGCACCCGACCGGCCAAAACCCTCTCGGAGTTGCTGAACCCGTCCGATCAGCACACCAAACGCCCCGATCTCGTGGTCGTCGACCAATTCGAGGAGACATTCACACTCTGCCGGGACGAGCCCGAACGCGAGCGGTTCCTGCGCGACATCGCGGTCCTGACCGAAACCTCCCGCACCATGGTGGTTCTCGCGGTCCGCGCCGACTTCTACCCACACTGTCTGGCCTATCCGGTGCTCGAGGACGCGATCAATGCCCGCTGCTACGCATTGGGACCGATGCGCGTGGAGGAACTCGGCGAGGCCATCACCGGACCGGCCCAGGCGGCCGGACTGAACCTCGAACCGGGACTGCCCGAACTCGTCGTCACCGAATTGTGCGGTCTGGGCGCGGGGCATGACCGGCGCAGCTACGACCCCGGCGGGCTGCCCCTGTTCTCGCATGTCATGGCCGCCACCTGGCAGCATCGGGCGGGCGCTCGGCTAACGGTGGCGGGCTATCGCAAGGCCGGTGGTGTCGCCGGATCGGTGGCCGCCACCGCCGAACTGGCCTGGCAGGCGCTGACTCCCGCCGAACAGGCCGCCGCCAAAGAACTGCTCATGTATCTGGTCACCGTCGGCGTCGACAGCCGGGATACCAGGCGCCGCGTTCCGCGCGCGGAATTGCTCATGCGCACAGGCAATTCCGAGGCCGCGCAGGCCGCGCTGATCCGCCTGATCGACGCGCGGTTGATCACCGCGGACTCCGTGGGTGTCGGCGAATCCGGTATCGCGGCCGCACCGGCGAGCGGCGCCGAGCCCGAGAGCGGTACCGCGCGCGAAATCGTCTGGTTCACCCATGAGATCGTGCTGGACGCCTGGCCCCGCCTGCGCGCCTGGATCGACGAGGGCCGGGTCGATCATCTGATACGTCAGCGACTGGAGCTCGATGCCACCGAATGGGCTGCGACACAGCGTGATCCGGCCCTGCTGTATCAGGGCGCGCGGTTGACCACCGCGGAGCAGCTGGTCGGGTCACCGGGAGGCGTCATCGGCGAGTTCCTCATCGCCGCGCAGACCACCCGGACCCGCACCCGCAGGCTCGCCCTCGCCACACGCAGTGTGCTCGCACTCCTGGGCGTCGGGGTGCTGGTACTCGGCATAGCGGCGTACGCACAGACCAGACTGTCGGCGCAGGAGCGTGAAAACGCCGATCTGGTGGCGACGTTGGCCGAGGCCGACAGTGTCCGCGGCACCGATCCCTCACTCTCCGCCCAGCTCGATCTGGTCGCCGATCGCCTGCACCCCGGCGATCCGGATATTCGCTCGCGCCTGTTGCGCACCCAGAACCTGCCGCTGGCAGCACCCCTGGCCGGGCATCGGGGTGCGGTGAATCAGGTGGCGTACCGGCCCGACGGGCGAGTGCTGGCCTCGGCCGGACAGGACGGCACGGTGCGACTGTGGGAGGTCGCCGACCTCGCCCATACCGCATCCCTCGGATCACCCCTCGAGTGCGCGGATGCCGCGACCGCAACGCTGTTCAGCCCGGATGGCAAACTCCTGGCAGCCGCGTGCGGGGGCGCGATTCGACTCTGGAACGTCGAAGATCCCGCGCGTCCGAATCAGCTCGCGACCACCGGTGCGGGCAAGGTGAGCAGGCTCGCCATCGCTCCGGACGGGAAGACCCTGGCCGGGAGCGACGGTACGACCGTCACCCTGTGGGGTATCGACAATCCTTCCGCGCCAAGGCAATACGTCCAACTGCCCGGTATCGGGCCGGTGGTGGCCATGACCTTCGGGCCGGGCGGGCAACTCGCGGTCGCGGGCAGCCACACCGTCCAACTCTTCTCACCCGGTGCGGCGCCCACCGCCCTGAGCGCGCCGATATCGGTGCCCGGGCCGGAGATTCAGGCCATGTCCCTGAGCCGCGACGGCACCACGCTGGCGGTCGGCGGCGGCGACAACGCCTTCGTGGCAACCGGCAACGCCGATGCCACCGTCACCCTGTGGGACCTGGCCGACCAGCGCCGACCGGCGCAGATCGGCAGCCCGCTCGTGGTGGCTACCAAATCCGAATTGCGTTCGCTCGCTTTCGATCCCGACAGCGGAATACTGGCCACCGGCGACCGCGACAGCATCACCCTGTGGTCGGTCGTCGATCGCGCCCACCCGACTCGTCTCGGCGAACCGCTGGCCGCGCCATCACCACCCTGCCCCGATGCCAACAGCTTCCAGCCCTGCCGGGACAGCCCCAACACCCTGGCCTTCGCCGCCGACGGACAGACCGTCGCTGTCGGCGGCGCGCAGGGCGGATTGCGGCTGTGGTCACTCCCGCCCGCGGTGATCGGCGGTCGCATCGGCTGGTCGGCCAACTCGGGGGCCATCAGTGCGGTCGGCACCATGGAGACCAGCGTGGTGGACGGCCGAATCGAGCTGTGGGACATACACGATCGCCGATCGGTGCGCCTGCTCGCCGATCTCGGCCCCGGACCGAGCCGGGACTTCGCCGGCACCCCCGCACTCAGCGACGACGGCCGACTGACCATCACCAGCGCCGGAGCGCACGCGGGCGTGCAACTGCTCGATGTCGGCGATCCCGCGCACATCCGCACGCTCTACCGCTTCCCCGACGCCGTCGCGGGCTGGTTCGGGCAGGGCGGGCGCCTGCTGGTGACCCTGGAATCGTTCTGGAACGTGCGCCTGTGGGACCTGTCCGATCCCGCGCACCCGGTCGCCGTCAGCCCACCCACCGAAATAGGTTCGGCCCCTATCGGTTTGACAGCGTTCGCGATACCGCACAGCGGTCACCTGGTGGTGACTCTCGCCCCCGACAAGAATGCCGCCGGAGAACCCGAGTACCTGATCAAGCTCTGGGATATCGCCCGCCGCGGCAGCATGACCGAGATCCACCGCATCGCAAGCGATCCCGATCACCCGGTCGGGGCGTTCGGACTCACCCCCGATGAGCGCACCATGGTCACCCTGTCCGCGAACACCCTGCGGATCTGGGATATCAGTTCCCCGGCGCAGGCGCACCCGCTCGGCGACCCGATCATCGGGCACGCCTTCAATATCCAATCGGTCGACTTCAGCCCCGACGGCACCCTCATGGCTACCGCGGGCGCGGATTCCACGGTGCGGCTCTGGGACTTTCGCGATCGCGCCCATCCCCGGCCCATCGGGCAGACCATCACCATGCCGAGCCGCACCACCTGGAATCTGAGTTTCGACCCGGCCGGTGGGCGGTTGATCGGCGTCGGCAACAGCGTGATGAGCATCTGGGATCTCGACGAACGCGAAGCGGCACAACGGATCTGCGCCGTCACCCACAATGCGCTCACCCGCGAGGTCTGGGCCGCACATCTGCCCCGGCTCCCCTACCAGCCGCCCTGTCCGGAGACCACGTGA
- a CDS encoding helix-turn-helix domain-containing protein encodes MIEKLTAVPGADAREDPDEDPALLRRVLGLRLRRLREAAGISGDAAGRVIRASHSKISRLEAGRVSFRAMDIDDLLTAYGVHDAGARAEYLRLAHRANAVGRWQAGADLTTARPDTYLALEDSAALIRCYAPSLMPELVRTPSYAHTIFAIAHRESAGEIGQRVELLVRRQQLLIRAGSPKLWFVIEEAALRRQIGGSAMWHSQLDHLAELAARPDITVQVLPDHVGGPAISDTAFTLLRFAATELSDIAYLQHLAGAQFLDKTGDLDRFNAIWDRLSVCAAPPEYTADLLDTLRTSVSTARTIR; translated from the coding sequence GTGATCGAGAAATTGACCGCGGTACCGGGCGCGGATGCCCGAGAAGATCCGGATGAGGATCCGGCCTTACTGCGCCGGGTGCTCGGGCTGCGATTACGCAGGCTGCGCGAGGCGGCGGGGATCAGCGGCGACGCCGCGGGCCGGGTGATCCGGGCTTCGCATTCGAAGATCAGCCGGCTCGAGGCCGGTCGAGTGAGCTTTCGCGCGATGGATATCGATGATCTGCTCACCGCCTACGGTGTGCACGATGCCGGTGCACGCGCCGAGTATCTGCGCCTGGCGCACCGGGCCAATGCCGTCGGACGTTGGCAGGCGGGCGCGGATCTGACCACCGCGCGCCCGGACACCTATCTGGCACTCGAGGATTCGGCCGCCCTGATCCGTTGCTACGCACCGAGTTTGATGCCCGAACTGGTGCGGACTCCGTCTTACGCGCACACGATCTTCGCGATCGCCCATCGCGAATCGGCGGGCGAGATCGGGCAGCGTGTCGAACTGCTGGTACGGCGCCAGCAGCTGTTGATTCGCGCCGGTTCGCCCAAACTGTGGTTCGTCATCGAGGAGGCCGCCCTGCGCCGCCAGATCGGTGGCTCGGCGATGTGGCATTCGCAACTGGATCACCTCGCCGAGTTGGCGGCGCGCCCCGACATCACCGTGCAGGTGCTGCCCGACCATGTCGGTGGTCCCGCCATCAGTGACACCGCCTTCACCCTGCTGCGGTTCGCCGCCACCGAGTTGAGCGATATCGCCTATCTTCAGCACCTGGCCGGTGCCCAATTCCTCGACAAGACCGGCGATCTGGACCGGTTCAACGCGATCTGGGATCGGCTGTCGGTGTGCGCCGCTCCGCCCGAGTACACCGCCGATCTCCTCGACACGCTCCGAACCTCCGTCTCCACAGCTCGAACCATCCGCTGA